GCGGCAACATCCTCTATGGCGAAAATGCCGACCTCGGCGAATCGACGCGCACTATTCATCGCGCGATCGACCTTGGCGTCACCTTTTTCGACACCGCGCAAATCTATGGCCCGTTCAGCAACGAGGAACTGCTCGGCGAAGCGATCCGCGGCAAGCGCGACGGGCTGGTCATCGCGACCAAATTCGGTTTCCGGTTCGAAGGCCAGAAGATCGTCGGGGTCGACGGATCGCCCGCCAACGCCCGCGCCGCGTGCGAAGGCTCGCTCCAGCGTCTCGGCATCGACACGATCGACCTGTTCTACCAGCACCGCGTCGATCCCTCGATCGCGATCGAGGAGGTCGTCGGCGGGATGATGGAGCTGGTCAAGGAGGGCAAGGTCCGCCACATCGCGCTGTCCGAAGCCGGACCCGAGACGATCCGCCGCGCCGCCAAGGCGGCGCCGATCACCGCATTGCAGAGCGAATATTCGATCTGGGAACGCGAGGTGGAGGACGAAATCCTGCCCGCCTGCCGCGACAACGGCATCGGCTTCATCCCCTATTCGCCGCTCGGCCGCGGTTTCCTTGCCGGCACGATCCGCAGCCGCGACGAATTGCCCGAAAATGACTGGCGGCGGAACGATCCGCGCTATTCGGAGGAGAACCTCCCCGCCAACCTCGCGATCGTCGATGCGATTGCCGGGGTCGCGGCGAAGCACGGCGTGTCGAACGCGCAGGTCGCGCTCGCCTGGCTGCTCGCGCAGGGCGACGATATCGTCCCCATCCCCGGCACCAAGCGCCGCGCGACGATGGAGGACAGCGTCGGCGCCGCCGAGGTGACGCTGACCGCCGACGACCTTGCCGCGATTGACGCAGCCGCGCCGAAAGGCGGGACGAACGGACCGCGCTACGGGGAACAAGGCATGCGGATGGTGCGGCTATAGCGATCGACCGCGAATTTCCTCTCTTCGTCACCCCGGACTTGATCGGGAGTTATGCCGTATAGGCTAGTAACATGTGTACCCCGGCTTTCGCCGGGGTACATCTACTTGTTCGAGAGGGATAAGCGCCGACTTGATCCGGGGTCCATACTTCCGCGCTGCGATGGACCCCGGATCAAGTCCGGGGTGACGACGGATGGGGTCGCCGGCCAAAAAGCGGGCTCGCAAAGACAAGGACGATGACGATGGCCGAAGTGCTGGACGAGGGGCCGTTCTTTCACGGCACGATCGCCGATTTGCGCGTCGGCGATTTCCTCATGGCGGGCCGCCCCTCGAACTATCGCCCCGAAGTGGTGATGAACCATATCTACTTCACAGCGCTCGTAAGTGGTGCAGGGCTTGCCGCTGAAATTGCGGCAGAACTTATCGAAGGCGACGCCGTCCCGCGCGTCTAC
The Sphingopyxis macrogoltabida genome window above contains:
- the arr gene encoding NAD(+)--rifampin ADP-ribosyltransferase, with translation MAEVLDEGPFFHGTIADLRVGDFLMAGRPSNYRPEVVMNHIYFTALVSGAGLAAEIAAELIEGDAVPRVYLVEPTGAYENDPNVTDKKFPGNPTRSYRSSAPLRILGEITDWPRLTPEALQMWRERLIALPSDQRGEIIN
- a CDS encoding aldo/keto reductase, producing MKYRTLGHGLKVSAIGIGCMPMIKGGNILYGENADLGESTRTIHRAIDLGVTFFDTAQIYGPFSNEELLGEAIRGKRDGLVIATKFGFRFEGQKIVGVDGSPANARAACEGSLQRLGIDTIDLFYQHRVDPSIAIEEVVGGMMELVKEGKVRHIALSEAGPETIRRAAKAAPITALQSEYSIWEREVEDEILPACRDNGIGFIPYSPLGRGFLAGTIRSRDELPENDWRRNDPRYSEENLPANLAIVDAIAGVAAKHGVSNAQVALAWLLAQGDDIVPIPGTKRRATMEDSVGAAEVTLTADDLAAIDAAAPKGGTNGPRYGEQGMRMVRL